GGCGCTTTCCTGCTGTGCGACCTCGGATCGGGGCTGCGCGGCTTCGGCGGCAGCGCGATCGCGCGCTATGCCGAAGGGCGGCCGCGCGATTTCCGCATCTTCCTGTCGCACCTGCATTGGGACCATATCATGGGCTTCCCCTTCTTCGGGCCGGCCTATGATCCGCAGGCGCGCATCACGATCTATGCCGGCCACGCCGAGGCGCGGGAGGCGCTGGTCCGCCAGCAGGAGGCGATATCCTTCCCCGTGCCGTTCACGGCGCTGGGCGCCGCGATCGATTTCGTCACGCTGACGCCCGGCGAGCCGATCGACATCGACGGGCTCACCGTCTCAGTGATCCGCCAATTCCACGACCATGACAGCTATGGCTTCCGCATCGAGGGCGATGGCCGCACATTGATCTACAGCACCGATTCCGAGCATCCCGTCGACGACATGGAGGGCGAGACGCGGTTCGAGCGCTTCTTCGGCGGTGCCGACACGGTGATCTGCGACACGATGTATTCGCTGGCCGAC
The window above is part of the Sphingomonas sanxanigenens DSM 19645 = NX02 genome. Proteins encoded here:
- a CDS encoding MBL fold metallo-hydrolase, translating into MRLRFWGTRGSLPVSADAAAIAGKIARALVAADGRRFADEQAALAFVTGELPFSAGGGYGGATSCVEIDRGTGAFLLCDLGSGLRGFGGSAIARYAEGRPRDFRIFLSHLHWDHIMGFPFFGPAYDPQARITIYAGHAEAREALVRQQEAISFPVPFTALGAAIDFVTLTPGEPIDIDGLTVSVIRQFHDHDSYGFRIEGDGRTLIYSTDSEHPVDDMEGETRFERFFGGADTVICDTMYSLADAVTLREDWGHSSSLTALDLCRAAGARRLVMFHHEPAASDAMIETVHRETIRYEELGRGDGPPIEVVCAYDGLELDV